TTACCCAGCAATGTGGGTGTGTCTTTTATTTAAAGGGTACACCCCCCATTTGGTTTTTACAGGTTGGAACTTTGGTTGAGTTTTTTGATTAGAAAGGGTAGAAGGGTAGCACTATGGTAGCACTATTTGCTACTTGAGAGCTTAAATCCCAAAAGTTCATTGATATTAACTACTGCTTCTTAAGGCTACAAAAAAACCCCGTTTATCGAGGATAAACAGGGCTTCAATTTACTGCGGGACCGAAGGGACTCGAACCCTCGACCTCCGGCTTGACAGGCCGGCGTTCTAACCAACTGAACTACGATCCCAAATATAAATGAACTTACTTTTTTAAGCGATAAACCAAGGAGAAAGGAATCACAATCACATATCCCAAAAAAAGAAGAATGGGGGCAAGCGTGAGACTTTGAAAGCTGTTTACCGATCCGGTCGCCATTAAGGCATAACCGACTAAAAGAAGACTAACACCAAATGCGAATAGGATATAATTGATTTTCCCAAAAGCCCACCCTTCAAAAAGAGAGACACCATTTGTATTATTATTACTCATTGCGACGGCAAAATTACACTTTTCGATATGCTCTGCCAATGAGTTTTTATGATTTTAGTTGAATTTATAGGGTGTGTATTGGGGTTATTAAGATTCTAAACAATAGAAATTGCCTTGCGTGGGTAAATACGTATAACTTTCGCCCCCATAAACGATGGAAAAATATCAGTTTCATTTGGGTCAAAGTTTTATTGGAATTACAGCGGCTGTCGTGCTGGGCATTTTATTGGCTTTTTATAGCCTCGTATTATTCTGGCCCCAGGGAAATCCCTATGATTCGGTAAAGGTGACCATATCAAAAGGTGCTTCCCTTAAAGAGGTGAGTACCCAATTGCAGGATTATAAAGTGATTCGCAACGAACGATCGTTTCTTTTAGCCGTTAAGGCACTGGGGTATGAAAAGGACATTCCCGCCGGAAGATTTAAATTGGTTAAAGCGCAAACCAATTTTGATATTATCGACCAATTGGTGAATGGAACCCATGTGAATAAAAGGGTAACAATTCTGGAAGGCTGGACGATTTCTATGGTTGCTCGAGAACTTGAATCTAAAATTGGAATGGATTCTCAGTTATTCGAAAATGCCTGTAAAAATAAATTACTGCTCTGGAAGTGGGGAATTGAGGCTGATTCATTTGAAGGATATCTTTTTCCTGAAACTTATCGCTTTGCAGAAGATGAAGCGCCACAGGATGTAATCAACCGGTTAATGGAAGAATTCCAGAAAAATTTTACAGAAGATTTGAAAGTGCGGATGAATGAAGTAGGTATGACAGAAACGGAAGTCTTGACCCTTGCTTCTATCGTTGAAGGTGAAGCGATTTACAATCGTGAAAGGCCGGTAATT
This genomic window from Candidatus Neomarinimicrobiota bacterium contains:
- a CDS encoding DUF3098 domain-containing protein — translated: MSNNNTNGVSLFEGWAFGKINYILFAFGVSLLLVGYALMATGSVNSFQSLTLAPILLFLGYVIVIPFSLVYRLKK
- the mltG gene encoding endolytic transglycosylase MltG; its protein translation is MEKYQFHLGQSFIGITAAVVLGILLAFYSLVLFWPQGNPYDSVKVTISKGASLKEVSTQLQDYKVIRNERSFLLAVKALGYEKDIPAGRFKLVKAQTNFDIIDQLVNGTHVNKRVTILEGWTISMVARELESKIGMDSQLFENACKNKLLLWKWGIEADSFEGYLFPETYRFAEDEAPQDVINRLMEEFQKNFTEDLKVRMNEVGMTETEVLTLASIVEGEAIYNRERPVISGVYHNRLKKGMRLQADPTIQYIIEDSPRRLFNKDLKIKSPYNTYLNYGLPPGPINNPGIESIKAALYPANTEYLYFVAKGDGYHTFSRTQDEHIKAKREFQKIRRKNRRQKAKKG